One genomic window of Hymenobacter sp. J193 includes the following:
- a CDS encoding ABC transporter ATP-binding protein, which translates to MKLLYSYLRNYWGLLALALLLAAINQVFSLLDPYIFRQIIDRHVVKAGSTAFHDGFGAFLRSGAGLLILQAMGVAMVSRIAKNFQDYYVNVITQRLGAQLYSDGLRHSLDLPYQVFEDQRSGETLGKLQKVRTDVEKLIQSFVNVLFISVVGIVFVTWYAISVYWPIAVVYFLTIPLLGSLSLFLSKRIKVIQKTIVAETTALAGSTTESLRNIELIKSLGLAQQETERLNTTTDKILKLELKKVRYLRSLSFVQGTFVNLMRNVILLMLLYLVVQQVITVGEFFSFFIYSFAIFGPLQEMGTIINVYRETEASLANYQQILNTPREVKPLHPKVIQKLETLAFDNVHFQHLSASAPALDGISFQTKLGETIAFVGPSGSGKTTLVKLLVGLYPPAQGQILYNNIPGPELDLDALREQIGFVTQDTQLFAGTIRENLRFVAPHATDEQCLQALHQAAADSLLARAPQGLDTVIGEGGVKVSGGEKQRLSIARALLRHPTLLVFDEATSALDSLTEEEISQTVRELSGSRQHITILIAHRLSTILHADRIFVLERGHVAEAGRHEELLQSKGLYYAMWRQQIGERPAPKAALQRPVAV; encoded by the coding sequence ATGAAACTACTGTACTCCTACCTCCGCAACTACTGGGGGCTTCTGGCGCTGGCCTTGCTGCTGGCCGCCATCAACCAGGTTTTCTCCCTGCTCGACCCGTATATCTTCCGGCAGATCATTGACCGGCACGTGGTGAAAGCTGGCTCTACGGCGTTTCACGACGGCTTCGGGGCGTTTTTGCGCAGCGGGGCGGGCCTGCTGATTCTGCAGGCCATGGGCGTGGCCATGGTGTCGCGCATTGCCAAGAACTTCCAGGATTACTACGTCAACGTCATCACCCAGCGCCTGGGCGCCCAGCTGTACTCCGACGGACTGCGTCACTCGCTCGATTTGCCCTACCAGGTGTTTGAGGACCAACGCTCCGGCGAGACCCTGGGCAAGCTCCAGAAAGTGCGCACCGACGTGGAGAAGCTGATTCAGAGCTTCGTGAACGTGCTGTTTATTTCCGTGGTGGGCATCGTGTTTGTGACGTGGTACGCCATCAGCGTGTACTGGCCCATTGCGGTGGTATACTTCCTGACGATTCCGCTGCTGGGCTCGTTGAGCTTGTTTTTGAGCAAGCGCATCAAGGTGATTCAGAAAACCATTGTGGCCGAAACCACGGCCCTGGCCGGCTCTACCACCGAGAGTCTGCGCAACATTGAGCTCATCAAAAGCCTGGGGCTGGCCCAGCAGGAGACTGAGCGGCTGAACACAACCACCGACAAGATTCTGAAGCTGGAACTGAAGAAGGTGCGCTACCTCCGCTCCTTATCGTTTGTGCAGGGCACGTTCGTGAACTTGATGCGCAACGTGATTCTGCTGATGCTGCTGTATCTGGTGGTGCAGCAGGTGATTACCGTGGGTGAGTTTTTCTCGTTCTTCATCTACTCCTTCGCCATCTTCGGGCCGCTGCAGGAAATGGGCACCATCATCAACGTGTACCGCGAAACGGAAGCGTCCTTGGCCAACTACCAGCAGATTCTGAACACGCCCCGGGAAGTAAAGCCCCTGCACCCGAAAGTCATTCAGAAGCTCGAAACCCTGGCCTTCGACAACGTGCACTTCCAGCACCTCTCGGCTAGCGCCCCGGCCCTGGATGGCATTTCCTTCCAAACCAAGCTGGGCGAAACCATAGCCTTCGTGGGGCCCTCGGGCTCAGGCAAAACCACGCTGGTGAAGCTGCTGGTAGGCCTGTACCCGCCCGCCCAGGGCCAAATTCTCTACAACAACATTCCAGGCCCGGAGCTGGACCTCGACGCGCTGCGGGAGCAAATCGGCTTCGTGACCCAGGATACCCAGCTGTTTGCGGGCACCATCCGGGAGAACCTGCGCTTCGTGGCCCCGCATGCCACCGACGAGCAGTGCCTGCAGGCCCTGCACCAAGCCGCCGCCGACTCCCTGCTGGCCCGCGCCCCGCAAGGCTTGGATACCGTCATTGGCGAGGGCGGCGTGAAGGTTTCCGGGGGTGAAAAGCAGCGCCTGAGCATTGCCCGGGCCCTGTTGCGCCACCCTACCCTGCTGGTGTTCGACGAAGCCACTTCGGCCCTGGACTCCCTCACGGAAGAGGAAATCAGCCAGACGGTGCGGGAGCTTTCGGGCTCGCGCCAGCACATCACCATCCTCATTGCCCATCGCCTGAGCACCATCCTGCACGCCGACCGAATCTTTGTACTGGAGCGTGGCCACGTAGCCGAGGCCGGTCGGCACGAGGAGCTGCTGCAAAGCAAAGGCTTGTACTACGCCATGTGGCGCCAGCAGATTGGCGAGCGGCCGGCCCCCAAGGCGGCGCTGCAGCGGCCGGTAGCGGTATAG